TTTTTCATGATCTCTTTGCAAGCTTCTTTTTGgcttaaatgtttcttttcaTGAAGCAATATTTTTATCTTGTTGTTGGTCTCTTCTATCTTTTTCTTGTTAGGAACAGGCATGAAGAAAGGTCGAAAAATAAGaatgtaaaccatgtagtctGATAGAGACTTTGAACATTCTCTAAGCTTTTCCAACTCTCTTGAATCAGATCCAATATTTGCCTCAGGTACATCAACATTAAAGAAAATCTCTGTCACAATGTGCCATACTATGAGGAACTCGTTCTTGTTAAGCTCCTTCGACATAGAGAACTTGCTGGTGCATTTAGTGAATTTAGAAGCATACGAGTTACAATCCCAGTCGTGcctatttatacatatttctATTTGTCTTAGAATTTCAGCTTCCAATAAAGGAGAAAGACTCTTTTTTTTCACATATATCATCTCATCAAGATAATTTGTAAGGTGTAGGTAATCAATTATGCATTCCCATGCTTTTGGAGGTCGATTTAAACCATAGTTTATGAGGTTGAATTGTTGGAGAGATGGTCTCCAACACCATAGAGCACGTGGCCGTGGCCACTTTAAAGCTTTGAGGAATTTGACGACCCAAGTGATTGGCCTCGTCTTTGCCCTTGACATTGTGGCAATTGTgaaagttgaggaataaagcaATACAACAAAAGCAACGGCATCCAAAAACATACCTCCAATGAGTAAGCTGTAGGTTAGTCCCACATCGAACGGATCAAATTGCTTTTGGTTGTTGTTCCTCACCAACAAAGAGAAAGAGGCCAATGCTGCAGGAAGTAGAACCCAATAGACAGATCGAGCTGAGTTCCCAAaactttcatgaaaaatttgtgCCTTTGTGTATAGAAGATCATGTAGAATCTCGAGTTCAGCCTGTGCGATTCTAAAAGCAAACAGATCAGTTCTGTTTTGCAGGAGTTGTTGAATTCTACCGTACTCCTCAAAAGTGAACTTGTGCTCCACTAGAACACCTTTATAGGCCCTGAATATTGTATACGCAAGTTGTATAACCTCCACATCATCCAGCTCTCTCGCTCGGAAATTGTGAGGTTCTTCTGACGACTTCCTCTTCACAACATCTTCATACTTACGATGACTCAACGTTATGGACTTATCCATACTCCCTATGAACCTAGCACGTGCCCTCTCGTAACATTTGATGATCCCAGCCAGGAACACTAGGACATTTGGGATCCAAAGATAGTTTTCTTGGGAGAAGGATAAGTAGAACACGTAGCCAGAGGACAGGAACATGAAAACAAACGTGAAGGCATACCTAAACCACAGGTCATTGTCCTCGAGGGAAAATGCTATCGCGTGATCAGAACCTCCCAAGTGCAACAACATACAAGAAGCCCAAAGTGACATAAGTTCTGCCTTGTCATGTCTTGTTTTGCTGTAAtttataatgagattgagaatGAAAGCAGGGGCCCAATCAGCAGCCATGTATGCTGACCAAACAAACACCATCAGGATTTTACTGCCTGTTCTCTTCCTGAATGGTGCTAAAAGAAGCAATAGAGCTTGGATGAAGAGGCTTAGGATGCAAAAAGATTGCACATTATAGGCAATCCAGGCAGCCTTGATATGATTTATAGACATCATTTATGCCTAGCAAGTATTTGCTCAATGAATTTTGCATATGTATCGAGTAATCGGAGATGAAAAAGGAAGACCTGAAATTTTGTGAACAATGTTGAAGGATGTACCTTCCTCTTATGTCAAGTGTCCCTTACTTGAATATGATCCTTTTCTTCTGCTTCTTCTACCTATTATTATTGGGATCCTTTACTCTAACTTGGTCTCTTTCTTTTATAcctttttgatcaacttcaatacaaaaatttaaattcacttttacttgtcacttttaacatatcaagaaaaaacaaaattattattgagaACTCCATTTTCATAAAGTTAGTTATtcatttcaattatatattagtgttaGTTAGACAATTTGTTATAAATCCCAACTGTATTATTCTAGAACCATCTAACCATCTATCTGTATAAATAGATAGCATACACTGTTTCATTGTAATTCAGTTTTGATATTCATTCAGTTTATAAAAAATACAGATCAGTTTCTCtcctttctcttctttctcttatGTCGATCATCAATGGTGGATCAGTTCAAGCTTTATGAGCTAACTTtgtcatggtatcagagctttagaggtttttttttatctctgCTCAATTTCATATCTGTTAATTGTTCATCTTCAAtttcgtttttttttcttctctcttcttcaaTTCGCACAATGGTTGAAGTTGTGAATCACGTTGCTGAAGCCTCATCCTCTGTTCCAGCTCCCACAAATTTTGATGTTGGAAGCCCACTATACATCCACCCCTCTAACAGCGCAGGTTCAGTGCTTGTTCCTGTACCATTTGATGGTGTTGGTTTTCGATCATGGAAGAGAAGTGTGTTGCGTTCACTTTCAGTGAAGAACAAGTTAGGGTTTATCAATGGAGAATGCATGAAGCCAAGCCCACAATCTCCTGATTATCGTCAATGGGAGAGATGTGATGCCATGGTTACCTCCTGGATACTGAATTCCTTAAGCAAGGACATTGCAGATAATGTAGAGTACGTGTTTGATTCATTGGAGCTGTGGAGTGAATTATAGGATCGATATGATCAGACCAATGGCGCTAAGCTGTATCAAATTCAAAAGGAAATTAATGACCTCAATCAAGGTATTCTGGACATCACCTCCTACTACACAAGAATGAAGAAACTCTGGGAAGAACTCACCACACTAAGTGCTAAGAGTATTTGTAGCTGTACTTGTACATGTGGTGCTAAAGAGACAATGCATAAGGCTGAGCAGGATAGACGACTCATTCAGTTTCTCTTGGGTCTTAATGAGGTTTATACCATCATTCGAGGAAACATGCTGATGATGAACCCTTTACCTTCTATGGGACAAGCTTTTGCTCTTTTGGTTcaggaagaaaaacaaagagagTTCAAACCAAACAATCAATATTCTGCAGACTCTTCTTCTTCCCTGAATGTTAGTACCAGTTCTTCACGAAACTCTGGAGGTCCTTCAAGTGTGCGAGGTTTCCAAACTAACTATGCCAACAGTAATGTAAGGACAAGGCCTTACTGTGATCATTGTAAAAGAGTTGGACACAAAGGACAGGTGCTACAAGATCCATGGATATCCTAGCAGACCAAATGCCAATTCAGGACCTAGTTCCTAGCACTGAGCCATTTCATGTGTTTTGTGATAGTCAATCTGCCTTACACATTGCACGAAATCCTGTTTTTCATGAGCG
This window of the Solanum pennellii chromosome 2, SPENNV200 genome carries:
- the LOC107011113 gene encoding uncharacterized protein LOC107011113; this translates as MMSINHIKAAWIAYNVQSFCILSLFIQALLLLLAPFRKRTGSKILMVFVWSAYMAADWAPAFILNLIINYSKTRHDKAELMSLWASCMLLHLGGSDHAIAFSLEDNDLWFRYAFTFVFMFLSSGYVFYLSFSQENYLWIPNVLVFLAGIIKCYERARARFIGSMDKSITLSHRKYEDVVKRKSSEEPHNFRARELDDVEVIQLAYTIFRAYKGVLVEHKFTFEEYGRIQQLLQNRTDLFAFRIAQAELEILHDLLYTKAQIFHESFGNSARSVYWVLLPAALASFSLLVRNNNQKQFDPFDVGLTYSLLIGGMFLDAVAFVVLLYSSTFTIATMSRAKTRPITWVVKFLKALKWPRPRALWCWRPSLQQFNLINYGLNRPPKAWECIIDYLHLTNYLDEMIYVKKKSLSPLLEAEILRQIEICINRHDWDCNSYASKFTKCTSKFSMSKELNKNEFLIVWHIVTEIFFNVDVPEANIGSDSRELEKLRECSKSLSDYMVYILIFRPFFMPVPNKKKIEETNNKIKILLHEKKHLSQKEACKEIMKKAAEGSIPQESFLYEAFNVVNCLQTEPHWCQDRVKCWKIIHKTWIAILFDAAKCSAPRAHAQYLVKGGEVLSLIWLLGANCGSMAQFAFFEDSDEENQDRNNG